In Fusobacterium perfoetens, the genomic window GAGAAATCTTCCTGTTTTTTTATTTTGCAAATGTTATTGACTATTAATTGAAAAAGATATATACTATTTAAAAGCGTACAATAATAACGCTTTTAAGAGGAGCTTGGGAGGTCTTTTATGAAATTAAAAGATATCAAAGCTGTTAATTTTAATAGAAATGGTTCAGGGAGCATATCAGGCAGAATAATTTTAAAAAAAGAGTGGCTTGAAGATATGAATATAACACCAGATGAACCGTGGATAGAATTAAACTATGATGAAAAAATAAAAAAAATTGTCATAGAAAAGAAAGATTAACAGTTAGATCCCATTTCCAACCAACACAGTTAATAACTGCTTTCCTTATTGGCAGTAAGGAATGTCAGTTGAAAATGGGGCAGATATGTGTATAAATACACTCTGACAAGTATATTATACAATATCTGCTCCAAAATACAAATTTAATAAAATAAAATTTATTATGGAGGGAGATTTTTATGAAAAAAGTTTTATTAGGTTTATTTGCTTTATCAACTGTAGCAATGGCTGCAGAAACAAATCTTTATTTAAGAGCAGGGGCTGATTTAAACGGAGAATTTGATACTGTTTCATATTATGATCTAAAACTTAATAAAGATGAGGCTGATGATTTTTCTTGGGAAATAGCTGTTGAAGCTACAAGAGAAATTTATCCAAAAGTTGAATTAGGACTTGGATTAGCTTACCAAAAACATGGAGACCCTAAATCTAGTAATGATTTTGTAGAATTTGATGGTTTACCAGATATTATTTTTGATACAAAATTTGAAATGCCTGGATATACTTCAATTCCATTATATTTAACAGCGAAATATAATTTTGATGCAATTAATAATTTTGTACCATATGTTAAAGCAAATTTAGGATATTCATTTAATGATGGAGATGGAGATTTCAAAATGTCAGGGTTAAGTGAAGATGGTACATTAGAAGGGAAAGCTAAAGGAAATGTTAAAATAGATGATGGGTTATATTATGGAATTGGTGCAGGATTTGAATATAACAATTTCACTATGGATTTAATGTATCAAGTTAATGAAGCTGAAGCAGAAATAACTGTTTCTGACTTAGATGCAAAAACTAAAAAAGATTATGATTATTCAAGAGTAACATTATCATTTGGATATAAATTTAATTTCTAATATTTATATTAAAGAAAACATGAAAGAAAGCTGAATTTTTGGCTTTCTTTTTTTGTGTAAAAATAATTAAAAAATTTATAAATTTGAAAAATGTGAGAAATAATTTTAAAACAAAAAAGAGAGCAGAATTTTCTGCTCCCTTTTTTGTATATATGTAATTTTAATATTTAAGGCTATTTTTTTATAATAAGATTAAATAATTTTTCAGCTGCCTTAATTGGCCCTTCATGTTCTTTTCCCTTGATACCAAGCATAGTTCTTATTTGACCAACGACAACTTTGTCATCATACATCTTATTGAAGAATTTGTCAATAAGAATATCAGTTTCTTTTTGTTTTTGCACAGGTCCGAATGGATTTGCAAAATAAGAAGTAACAAGTCCTTTTTCACTTGTAGTTCCCTTAGCCATTCTTTTTCCTGCAACAAACACTTCTTTTGCTTCTTCAGGAGAATTGAAAAATTCAAGTTCAGCTCCTTCTTCATAGTTATTAGCATATAGGAAATATTCAACAGGGAAACCTGTCATTATTGTATTGTATGATGAAATAGGAATAACTATTCTTGAGTTAATTTTATTTGGATTCATAAAGATACTTCTGTCCATTTGTTTGTAAGCATAACCTGAATCAAGGTCATCAAGTCTTACGAAAGCTCCTATCTCTGTTCCATATCCAAGAATTTTTCCATCTTTTATTTTTAAAACTCCCATATCGTCAAAAATAACTTTCATTTCTTTTACATATTCTTCACTTAAAATTCTAAATGCTTCAAGACTTTCAGATTTACCAGCACCACTGTCTCCCATGATGATAATATTGAAGCTATCTCCTGTTTTCATAGTAACATTTACCATAGCTCCATGAATAGGAAGTCCTCCTTGCTCAATCATTTTTAAGTTATGAAGAGTAAGAGTCATTTTCTTAACATATCCAAAATAGTCAATATCTTCACTGTAATTTATATATCCTACCATGATATCATTTATTTTGTCATTATAGAAAAGAGTTTTCATTTTAGGATCAAAGTCTCTTGCTCCATATACAAAAACAATATCAGGTTTTTTATTTGCATATTCTTCTTCTTCAGCAAGTTCAAAAAGATTTGAAAGAGTAACTCCCTGAGCCATAAAATCTTTATTGAAATATATAAATGCAAGAAGAGAACCTACTTTTGCAGGATAGCAAAGCCAGTCTTCAGAGTTTAAATACATTCCTTCAATAGGGTTTTCATTAACTTCTTTGAAAATTCCTTTTCTTGTGTTTTGTTTAGGATATGTAATAAATGGAGGCTGTAAAATTACAGAGTTTATGAAGTTTACTTTTTCAAGAGCATAATATTCTTTAGGAATATTCCAGTTTACATTGCTTACAATAACTCCTAGATTTGCTCCAGCAGGAAGCTGTCTGTATACTCTATGCTTTGTTCCCATAACAGTTTCTTCTATTTTTCTGTATGTAGTAAGAATAAGATTTGTAAAATTATTCATTGAATTAAAGAAATTTGCATTTTGAAGTCCAGCTTCAAATTTCTTATTTCTTATAATAGCATATCTTTCAAATTGTCTCCAGTAAGTGTAAAGTTCTTCTATAAATTCAATAACAATATCTTTTTTACTGAAAAATGTTACATATCTTTCATCAAGTTTTTCAAGTGCTTCAAGATTGAAAACTATAAGAAGTTTAAAAAGACGAGTAACTTCTTCAGTTATATCTTCATCTCCTGCAAGTGCTTTAAGATGTCTGTAAACTTCTGTATCTTTTTTAGTTATTTTTAAAACATAAGAGTTTAATATTTTTCTGAATCCTACACTGCTTAAAAGTTCATCTGATGTAGTACAATATTTAGCAGTAAAGTTAAGCATAACACTGTTTCTGTTGATTGAAAATTCTTGTTTCAAATTAATCTCCCCCTAGAATATTTATCTGTTGAATTTTTTTATTGACTGAGCTATAATTTCAGGTAATTTTTCTATTTTTCTGCAAGGTACACTGCAAAGAGCAATTCTTATTCCTCCAATAACAGGAAGAACAAATACTTTTTGTGATTTTAAATCTGCAATAATTTCTTTGGCATTTTCTTTAAGAGGTATTGTGACAAAGAAACCACTTCTGAAAGGACAAGTAATAAGTCCAGATTTTTCAGCTTCTTTTACAAAGATTTCAGCTCTTTTTTCAAGAAGGACTATTTTTTCTTCCCTTTCGTCTTCAACTTCTTTAAGAAGTTTTTCATCACTATATATATCAGAAAGAAGTTTCATTCCTCCTCTTGTTGTATTTGACCAGCTTGTACGACAAAGGAAAGTTGAAGCTGTATCAAATTCATCTATAATTTTTTTGCTGGAAGAGACAGCAACTTGTGCTCCAACTCTAAGTCCATAACTTGTAAATGATTTTGACATACTAAATGCCATAATTACAAGAATCTCTTCAGGAAGTCCATTGAAAAGAGTCATATATTCTCTTGATTTTGCAGCTCCTCTGAAATCATAGTCTATATATGCAATATCATTTAAAAGAATTACTTTAGCATATTTTGCAGCTTCTTTTAAAACTTCTATGACAGCTTTCCATTCTTCAAAAGAAAGACAGTATCCTGTAGGATTTTGACATGGATCATTTATAACAGCAAGAACTTTATGTTGATTTTTTGCCATTTTTAAAACTTTTTCAGAAAAGCTTGAAATATTAAAAGCATTTCCATCAAATAGAGTATATGTATCATATTTTAATCCATTTGCAGCAGCAAGACTTTTATAAGCTTCCCACATAAATTCAGGAAGAAGGACAGTTTCCCCACAGTCCATATACGCTTTAAGAGTATTATGAATAGCTCCTGTTCCTCCGGGAGTCGCAGTTACTCCTATATATGATTTATCAAATGATGATTTATATATATCTAAAACATTTTCTTTAACAGCTTCTTTATATTCGTTGCTTCCACTTATACCTGAAGCATATCCAAAAATTTCAACAGCAGGAAGATTTTTATAATATTTTTCAACAGTTTTTAGTACAGAAAGATTTTCATCTTCTCCATAGAAAGTTCCTATTGTGGAATTTATAACATTATCTTTTCCAAACTCTGTTTCAGCTTCTTTAACTTCTTTTGATATTTCAAAAACACCTTTTCCAAGAGCTTTTCCAATCATTCTTTCAGCTATCAAATGACTCTCCCCCTTTATTTTTTAATCTCTCATGAGAACAAAGTTCTAAATATGCTTAAGTATACATGAGAATATTTAATAAGTCAATATAATTTTAATAATAATAATTAAATCCATCAATGATTTGTTAGTTAATTATTTAAAAAATAGATTGTTTTTCAAAAATTTAGTACAAATAAAAAAGCTATCATAAAATATGATAGCTTTAAAATTTATTTTTTTAATCTGACTTTAGGTTCTGTCTCTAACCCAAAAAGAGGAATGAATCTATCAAATCCTGTTATAGTAAGGAAAAGAATAGAAAATACAGAAATCATGGCAAGAAAATTAAATTTAATAATATCCATAGGAACAAATTCATGTAAAGGATATACAACTTTTGCAATTCCTATATAGAATCCTATGTAAACATGCCATGGAATAAGCTGAGAACCAAAAACTCCAAGAGCATCACTGAAAGTGGCATTTCTAAGTTTTAGCTTGTACATAGCTTTTTCATCGCCCTCTACATTTTCATCTACAAGATTTCTTATAATAGGTCCTATTGTAACTATCTGTGCCATTTCATCAGCTAAGGCAGCATTTCCAAGAATAGAGAAAACTCCATTATAGAACATAAGTTGTCTTACATTTTTTGCCATACCTTTAACTAGTCTTGAAAGAGGTTCAAAGGCATTCATGCTTCCCATAATTCCTCCGAAAGCAGCAATCCACATCATCATAACAATAACCCATGCTCCTGCTCCTGAAAATCCAGTATATATAAGTTCAATGAAACCTTTAAGATCTATTGCTGTTTTTCCCATTTCTGCAGCAGCTTGAGCAGCTTCAGCAGTTATTGTAATTGTTCCTGCAAAAATTCCAAAAATAAGAGAAGAAAATATTCCAAGGAACAAACATAAAAGAGTAGGAAGTCCCTTTACAGCAGCAGCAAGAACAAGAAGAAGAGGAATTCCCATATATGCAGGGATACCACTTTGAACTTGTTTAAGTAAAGTTACTGCTGATTCTCTTTCAGCTGCAAGAGCAGACCATACAGACTGAGGAATATTATTTATAGCTTCACTTGCACTTCCTACAGTATCAGGAAGCCCCATAAAAACAGAAACACCATAAAAAGTTATTATACTTAAAACAAGACATGAAAGAGACCAAACACCTTGATGCTTTATTCTGTCTATTACTTCAACTTTTTGAATACCTGAACTTACTACAGTTGTATCTGATATAAGTCCTATATTATCTCCAAAGCAAGCTCCTCCAGCAATAGCTGCTGTAGTAAGAAGGATATTTCCTCCTACAATATGGTTAAGCCATAAAAATACAGGTGCACAGGCAGCAAATGTTCCCCATGAACTTCCTATTGCAACAGATAAAAGACTTGTTACAATAATTCCAGTAACAGCTATTGTCTTTGCAGTAAGTCCAAAGTTAAGAGACATAATGATAATAGAAGCTCCAACTCCTGTTGCCATAAAAGTTTCAGCCATAGCATAAGCAAGCATAAGAATAAAGAAAACAAGTTGAATTTCTTTTACGCTGTCAACAGCGGAATCAACTATTTTTTGGAAAGTAAATTTTTCAGTGATGAATGCAACAAGTGCAGCAAACATTACTGCAATAGGAGCAGCAACAAGAACATCAAGTCCTACAGCAACCATAAGTACTCCTAAAATAACAACAGGAGACAGTTTTAATATTTCTATAAACCAACCTCTTCTCTCATTTAAATTTTCATTCATTTTTTATTAATCCTCCCTAAAAATATTAAATAACAATGAATTTTAGGTAAAAAAAACTGCCATGGGATTTTTTTCATGGCAGATGTTAATAATAATATCAAATTAAACAATAATTTTGATAAAATTGATAGCTCTACATCAGCAGTAAACTAATGTCAGTCATACAGATATTTTCTGTATGCCCAAGACTTTAATCTGACAAATTAAATCTTTCGGCGGAATTCCCTTTGGGCTGACTTCAATGCTTTGTCGTGCTGTTTCAGCTTAATCTTGTTTTCCGCAACCTCTACCTAAATATATATTTCATTGTTCGTACAGAATATGGTATCATTTTTAAAACTTTATGTCAATTATTTTAGGTTTTAAAATTGTTTGATGGGTGCTATAATTATGGTATAAAGGTATAATTGCGGGGTATTTTATGAAAGAATTAAAATTTTCTGCAGAAGAAAAATTCATAGGAAAAAGACTTGATATTTTTCTGCAGAGTATGCTTGAAGAAATGAGCAGAGCAGGAGTTCAGAAACTTATAGAAGATGGACTTGTAAAAGTAAATGGAAAAGATATAAAAAAAGCAGGAACAAAATTAAAAGGAAATGAAATAGTTGAGGTAAAAATTCCTGAAGAAGAAGTACCTGAACTTAAACCAGAAAATATTCCTATAGATATAGTATATGAAGATGAATATATTGCTGTTATTAATAAAACAAGCAATATGACTGTTCATCCAGCACAGAATATTTATACAGGGACTTTGGTAAATGCTCTTCTATATCATTTTAAAAGTCTTTCAAATATAAATGAAGACAATATAAGACCTGGAATAGTTCATAGACTTGATAAGGATACAAGTGGACTTATAATAATTGCTAAAACAAATGAAGCACATGAAAAATTAGTAGAAATGTTTCAAAGTAAAAATATGAAAAAAACATATATAGCTATTTGTAAGGGTAATTTTAGTCAAAAATCAGGAAGAATAGAAAATCTTATAGGAAGAGATCCTTATGAGAGAAAAAGAATGGCAGTTGTTGAGATAAATGGAAAACCTGCTATAACTAATTATGAAGTAATTGATGAAGTTCAGGATTTTTCTCTTATGAAAGTAAATATTGAAACAGGTAGAACTCATCAGATAAGAGTGCATATGAAATTTTTAAATCATCCTATTCTTGGAGATTCAACATATGGTTCTCCTTCAAAGCTTGCAGAAAGGCAGATGCTTCACGCATATATGCTTGAATTTATTCATCCTGTGACAAAAGAAAGTATAAAAGTAAAAGGGAAACTTCCTGGGGATTTTGAAAACATTATAAAAAAATTAAGGTTTAACAGAGAAAAAATAACAGAGATTGGTGAAAAGTAAAATGAAAGAATTATATGAATTTGACAGAGAAAAAGGAAATATAGCAGGTGTTGACGAAGCAGGAAGAGGACCTCTTGCAGGATCTGTTGTTGCTGCAGCAGTAAAAATTAATGAATATCATGATTTTTTTGAAGAGATTAATGATTCTAAAAAACTTTCTGAAAAGAAGAGAGAAATTCTTTTTGATAAAATTTTAGCTTATTGCAATGTAGGAGTCGGAATAGCAACAGTTGAAGAAATAGATGAGGTAAATATTTTAAATGCAACATTTCTTGCTATGACAAGAGCTCTTGAAGATATAAAAAAAGAGGGAACAGAGTTTGATAAAGTTCTTGTTGATGGAAATAAATTAATAAAAGGTTATGAAGGAGAGCAGGAGGCAGTAGTAAAAGGAGATGCTAAAAGCCTTTCAATAGCTGCAGCTTCAATAATAGCTAAAGTAACAAGAGACAGAATAATGCTTATAAATGCAGAAAAATATCCTGAATATGCTTTTGAAAAACATAAGGGATATGGAACAAAACTTCACAGAGAAATTCTTCTTGAAAAAGGACCTCTTCCAATACACAGAAAAACTTTTTTAAAGAAAATATTAAAGTCAGATACTACTTATGAATAAAAGAGAACAAGGAGCACTTTTTGAAGGTTATGCTGCAGAATTTCTTGAAAGGAAAGGGTATATACTTCTTACAGCAAATTATTTTACAAAACATGGAGAAATAGATCTTGTAATGAAAAAAGATAAAACAATAGTTTTTGTTGAGGTAAAGCAAAGAACAAATGATGTTTTTGGAAGAGGAGAATATGCAGTAGACTATAGAAAAAAAAGAAATATGTATTACAGTGCTCTAAAATTTATTTCAGAAAACAGATATTTTAACTATGACATAAGGTTTGATGCTGTTATCTTTAATGGCAGGGGAAAAACACCTTGTAATTGGATAAAAAACATAATATGGGGTGATGAAATTGGATTTTAAATGCCTTAAATGTGGATGTGAAAAATATTATGTAAGAACGGCTGTAGTGCCAGAAAAAGAAGCTGGATTAAAAATTGAAATGGGAACATACTATCTGAAAATATGTGCTGAGTGTGGATATACAGAGATGTATTCTGCAAAAATTCTTAATAAAGACAAGAAAAAAGAAAAGGAGAATAATCTTGAGCCTAAAACTCAATCAAATTCTTAGAAAGTTTTTCTTTGATTCAAGATGTTCTATATGCAAAAAAGAAGTTGAAGAAGA contains:
- a CDS encoding dihydrolipoamide acetyltransferase, giving the protein MKLKDIKAVNFNRNGSGSISGRIILKKEWLEDMNITPDEPWIELNYDEKIKKIVIEKKD
- a CDS encoding outer membrane beta-barrel protein yields the protein MKKVLLGLFALSTVAMAAETNLYLRAGADLNGEFDTVSYYDLKLNKDEADDFSWEIAVEATREIYPKVELGLGLAYQKHGDPKSSNDFVEFDGLPDIIFDTKFEMPGYTSIPLYLTAKYNFDAINNFVPYVKANLGYSFNDGDGDFKMSGLSEDGTLEGKAKGNVKIDDGLYYGIGAGFEYNNFTMDLMYQVNEAEAEITVSDLDAKTKKDYDYSRVTLSFGYKFNF
- a CDS encoding phosphoenolpyruvate carboxykinase, giving the protein MKQEFSINRNSVMLNFTAKYCTTSDELLSSVGFRKILNSYVLKITKKDTEVYRHLKALAGDEDITEEVTRLFKLLIVFNLEALEKLDERYVTFFSKKDIVIEFIEELYTYWRQFERYAIIRNKKFEAGLQNANFFNSMNNFTNLILTTYRKIEETVMGTKHRVYRQLPAGANLGVIVSNVNWNIPKEYYALEKVNFINSVILQPPFITYPKQNTRKGIFKEVNENPIEGMYLNSEDWLCYPAKVGSLLAFIYFNKDFMAQGVTLSNLFELAEEEEYANKKPDIVFVYGARDFDPKMKTLFYNDKINDIMVGYINYSEDIDYFGYVKKMTLTLHNLKMIEQGGLPIHGAMVNVTMKTGDSFNIIIMGDSGAGKSESLEAFRILSEEYVKEMKVIFDDMGVLKIKDGKILGYGTEIGAFVRLDDLDSGYAYKQMDRSIFMNPNKINSRIVIPISSYNTIMTGFPVEYFLYANNYEEGAELEFFNSPEEAKEVFVAGKRMAKGTTSEKGLVTSYFANPFGPVQKQKETDILIDKFFNKMYDDKVVVGQIRTMLGIKGKEHEGPIKAAEKLFNLIIKK
- a CDS encoding pyridoxal phosphate-dependent aminotransferase, translated to MIAERMIGKALGKGVFEISKEVKEAETEFGKDNVINSTIGTFYGEDENLSVLKTVEKYYKNLPAVEIFGYASGISGSNEYKEAVKENVLDIYKSSFDKSYIGVTATPGGTGAIHNTLKAYMDCGETVLLPEFMWEAYKSLAAANGLKYDTYTLFDGNAFNISSFSEKVLKMAKNQHKVLAVINDPCQNPTGYCLSFEEWKAVIEVLKEAAKYAKVILLNDIAYIDYDFRGAAKSREYMTLFNGLPEEILVIMAFSMSKSFTSYGLRVGAQVAVSSSKKIIDEFDTASTFLCRTSWSNTTRGGMKLLSDIYSDEKLLKEVEDEREEKIVLLEKRAEIFVKEAEKSGLITCPFRSGFFVTIPLKENAKEIIADLKSQKVFVLPVIGGIRIALCSVPCRKIEKLPEIIAQSIKKFNR
- a CDS encoding Na+/H+ antiporter NhaC family protein, with the protein product MNENLNERRGWFIEILKLSPVVILGVLMVAVGLDVLVAAPIAVMFAALVAFITEKFTFQKIVDSAVDSVKEIQLVFFILMLAYAMAETFMATGVGASIIIMSLNFGLTAKTIAVTGIIVTSLLSVAIGSSWGTFAACAPVFLWLNHIVGGNILLTTAAIAGGACFGDNIGLISDTTVVSSGIQKVEVIDRIKHQGVWSLSCLVLSIITFYGVSVFMGLPDTVGSASEAINNIPQSVWSALAAERESAVTLLKQVQSGIPAYMGIPLLLVLAAAVKGLPTLLCLFLGIFSSLIFGIFAGTITITAEAAQAAAEMGKTAIDLKGFIELIYTGFSGAGAWVIVMMMWIAAFGGIMGSMNAFEPLSRLVKGMAKNVRQLMFYNGVFSILGNAALADEMAQIVTIGPIIRNLVDENVEGDEKAMYKLKLRNATFSDALGVFGSQLIPWHVYIGFYIGIAKVVYPLHEFVPMDIIKFNFLAMISVFSILFLTITGFDRFIPLFGLETEPKVRLKK
- a CDS encoding RluA family pseudouridine synthase, which codes for MKELKFSAEEKFIGKRLDIFLQSMLEEMSRAGVQKLIEDGLVKVNGKDIKKAGTKLKGNEIVEVKIPEEEVPELKPENIPIDIVYEDEYIAVINKTSNMTVHPAQNIYTGTLVNALLYHFKSLSNINEDNIRPGIVHRLDKDTSGLIIIAKTNEAHEKLVEMFQSKNMKKTYIAICKGNFSQKSGRIENLIGRDPYERKRMAVVEINGKPAITNYEVIDEVQDFSLMKVNIETGRTHQIRVHMKFLNHPILGDSTYGSPSKLAERQMLHAYMLEFIHPVTKESIKVKGKLPGDFENIIKKLRFNREKITEIGEK
- a CDS encoding ribonuclease HII: MKELYEFDREKGNIAGVDEAGRGPLAGSVVAAAVKINEYHDFFEEINDSKKLSEKKREILFDKILAYCNVGVGIATVEEIDEVNILNATFLAMTRALEDIKKEGTEFDKVLVDGNKLIKGYEGEQEAVVKGDAKSLSIAAASIIAKVTRDRIMLINAEKYPEYAFEKHKGYGTKLHREILLEKGPLPIHRKTFLKKILKSDTTYE
- a CDS encoding YraN family protein, translating into MNKREQGALFEGYAAEFLERKGYILLTANYFTKHGEIDLVMKKDKTIVFVEVKQRTNDVFGRGEYAVDYRKKRNMYYSALKFISENRYFNYDIRFDAVIFNGRGKTPCNWIKNIIWGDEIGF